From the Thunnus albacares chromosome 24, fThuAlb1.1, whole genome shotgun sequence genome, one window contains:
- the tbx19 gene encoding T-box transcription factor TBX19 isoform X2 yields MKVEGLQEDGESGSVSSADRTAAVRSSPSSAERCMSRLLSAVESELQAGREKGDPTERELRVTLEDAELWRKFQHITNEMIVTKNGRRMFPVLKVSVSGLDPSSMYSFLLDFVPADGCRWKFVNGEWVAAGRAEGRGEGRGHGGIYIHPDSPNFGAHWMKAAVTFNKVKLTNKVNGGGQIMLNSLHKYEPQLHIVCVGSRHRLVSNVSFKETQFIAVTAYQNEEITALKIKYNPFAKAFLDAKERIPGGRGLTESSESRVGIQPCWSLCSAGGGGAFSYSGSLPLTSHHHHGYKHHGYPGRHTPYPTTYLPHRSHPSVCLSEGVQVLPDGWSSSSPRHVSSSSSSSSTSLPLTSSAPSSQPPPPHSSSQYPCLWTVGCSELSPSHSPCATLHGPISSESLMQPPSHGRVGGAGWPPGPTHSF; encoded by the exons ATGAAGGTGGAGGGCTTACAGGAGGATGGGGAGTCTGGTTCTGTGTCCTCAGCAGACCGGACCGCCGCTGTTCGCAGCAGCCCCAGCTCAGCTGAACGCTGCATGTCGCGCCTGCTGAGTGCGGTGGAGAGCGAGCTGCAGGCCGGCCGGGAGAAGGGCGACCCGACGGAGAGGGAGCTGCGGGTGACGCTGGAGGACGCCGAACTGTGGAGGAAGTTCCAGCACATCACCAACGAGATGATTGTCACCAAGAACGGACG GCGGATGTTCCCGGTCCTGAAGGTGAGCGTATCGGGTCTGGACCCCAGCTCCATGTACTCCTTCCTGCTGGACTTCGTCCCGGCCGACGGCTGCCGCTGGAAGTTTGTGAATGGCGAGTGGGTGGCGGCCGGCCGGGCGGAAGGCCGCGGCGAGGGGCGGGGCCACGGCGGCATCTACATCCACCCTGACTCGCCCAACTTCGGAGCTCACTGGATGAAGGCGGCGGTGACCTTCAACAAGGTCAAACTCACCAACAAGGTCAACGGAGGaggacag atcaTGTTGAACTCTCTCCATAAGTACGAGCCGCAGCTTCACATCGTGTGCGTCGGCTCTCGTCATCGTCTGGTTTCCAACGTTTCCTTCAAAGAAACTCAGTTCATCGCCGTCACCGCGTACCAGAACGaggag ATCACGGCTCTGAAGATCAAATACAACCCGTTCGCTAAAGCCTTCCTGGACGCCAAAGAGAG GATCCCAGGCGGGCGGGGATTAACAGAGTCGTCGGAGAGCCGCGTCGGGATTCAACCCT gctgGTCCCTGTGCTCAGCTGGAGGAGGCGGGGCTTTCTCTTACAGCGGCAGCCTCCCGCTGACATCACATCATCACCACGGTTACAAACACCACGGTTACCCGGGACGACACACACCTTACCCCACCACCTACCTGCCGCACCGCTCACACCCATCAG TTTGTCTGTCTGAAGGTGTTCAGGTGTTACCAGACGGATGGAGCAGCTCCTCCCCTCGTCatgtctcctcttcctcatcttcctcctccacttcccTTCCCCTGACGAGCAGTGCTCCTTCCtcacagcctcctcctcctcacagctCCAG tCAGTATCCCTGTTTATGGACGGTTGGCTGCAGTGAGCTAAGCCCCTCCCACTCACCGTGTGCCACTCTCCACGGACCAATCAGCAGCGAGAGCCTCATGCAGCCCCCCAGTCACGGTCGAGTAGGCGGCGCTGGATGGCCACCTGGCCCCACCCATTCCTTCTGA
- the tbx19 gene encoding T-box transcription factor TBX19 isoform X1, whose product MKVEGLQEDGESGSVSSADRTAAVRSSPSSAERCMSRLLSAVESELQAGREKGDPTERELRVTLEDAELWRKFQHITNEMIVTKNGRRMFPVLKVSVSGLDPSSMYSFLLDFVPADGCRWKFVNGEWVAAGRAEGRGEGRGHGGIYIHPDSPNFGAHWMKAAVTFNKVKLTNKVNGGGQIMLNSLHKYEPQLHIVCVGSRHRLVSNVSFKETQFIAVTAYQNEEITALKIKYNPFAKAFLDAKERIPGGRGLTESSESRVGIQPCGSCLDGWSLCSAGGGGAFSYSGSLPLTSHHHHGYKHHGYPGRHTPYPTTYLPHRSHPSVCLSEGVQVLPDGWSSSSPRHVSSSSSSSSTSLPLTSSAPSSQPPPPHSSSQYPCLWTVGCSELSPSHSPCATLHGPISSESLMQPPSHGRVGGAGWPPGPTHSF is encoded by the exons ATGAAGGTGGAGGGCTTACAGGAGGATGGGGAGTCTGGTTCTGTGTCCTCAGCAGACCGGACCGCCGCTGTTCGCAGCAGCCCCAGCTCAGCTGAACGCTGCATGTCGCGCCTGCTGAGTGCGGTGGAGAGCGAGCTGCAGGCCGGCCGGGAGAAGGGCGACCCGACGGAGAGGGAGCTGCGGGTGACGCTGGAGGACGCCGAACTGTGGAGGAAGTTCCAGCACATCACCAACGAGATGATTGTCACCAAGAACGGACG GCGGATGTTCCCGGTCCTGAAGGTGAGCGTATCGGGTCTGGACCCCAGCTCCATGTACTCCTTCCTGCTGGACTTCGTCCCGGCCGACGGCTGCCGCTGGAAGTTTGTGAATGGCGAGTGGGTGGCGGCCGGCCGGGCGGAAGGCCGCGGCGAGGGGCGGGGCCACGGCGGCATCTACATCCACCCTGACTCGCCCAACTTCGGAGCTCACTGGATGAAGGCGGCGGTGACCTTCAACAAGGTCAAACTCACCAACAAGGTCAACGGAGGaggacag atcaTGTTGAACTCTCTCCATAAGTACGAGCCGCAGCTTCACATCGTGTGCGTCGGCTCTCGTCATCGTCTGGTTTCCAACGTTTCCTTCAAAGAAACTCAGTTCATCGCCGTCACCGCGTACCAGAACGaggag ATCACGGCTCTGAAGATCAAATACAACCCGTTCGCTAAAGCCTTCCTGGACGCCAAAGAGAG GATCCCAGGCGGGCGGGGATTAACAGAGTCGTCGGAGAGCCGCGTCGGGATTCAACCCTGTGGGTCGTGTCTGGATG gctgGTCCCTGTGCTCAGCTGGAGGAGGCGGGGCTTTCTCTTACAGCGGCAGCCTCCCGCTGACATCACATCATCACCACGGTTACAAACACCACGGTTACCCGGGACGACACACACCTTACCCCACCACCTACCTGCCGCACCGCTCACACCCATCAG TTTGTCTGTCTGAAGGTGTTCAGGTGTTACCAGACGGATGGAGCAGCTCCTCCCCTCGTCatgtctcctcttcctcatcttcctcctccacttcccTTCCCCTGACGAGCAGTGCTCCTTCCtcacagcctcctcctcctcacagctCCAG tCAGTATCCCTGTTTATGGACGGTTGGCTGCAGTGAGCTAAGCCCCTCCCACTCACCGTGTGCCACTCTCCACGGACCAATCAGCAGCGAGAGCCTCATGCAGCCCCCCAGTCACGGTCGAGTAGGCGGCGCTGGATGGCCACCTGGCCCCACCCATTCCTTCTGA